The following coding sequences lie in one Flagellimonas eckloniae genomic window:
- a CDS encoding DUF4159 domain-containing protein, producing the protein MKQLTKLFAFLTFFVTSQSYTQDIAILKYGGGGDWYSNPTALPNLIKFCNSNIGTKINPKPETVEIGSVSIFQYPYLHMTGHGNVFFSDEEAENLRTYLLSGGFLHIDDNYGMQPYLKRELEKVFPTKQLEELGADHPIFNQKYNFPAGLPKIHEHDGKRPQALGIFEEGRLLLLFTFESDLGDGWEDPSVHNDPEEIRLKALQMGANIIEYAFKS; encoded by the coding sequence ATGAAACAACTTACCAAGCTGTTTGCTTTTTTAACTTTTTTTGTGACGAGCCAATCTTATACACAGGATATAGCCATCTTAAAATATGGTGGTGGTGGTGATTGGTACTCTAACCCTACTGCCCTACCCAATCTAATTAAGTTCTGTAACAGCAACATAGGCACTAAAATAAATCCAAAACCCGAAACAGTTGAAATTGGAAGTGTTTCCATATTTCAATACCCCTATCTTCACATGACAGGGCACGGAAATGTCTTTTTTTCTGACGAGGAAGCTGAAAATCTAAGAACCTATTTATTGTCCGGTGGATTTTTACATATAGATGACAATTATGGTATGCAACCCTACCTAAAAAGGGAATTGGAAAAGGTATTCCCAACCAAGCAATTGGAAGAACTAGGTGCCGACCATCCAATTTTTAACCAGAAGTATAATTTCCCTGCTGGTTTACCCAAAATACATGAGCATGATGGAAAAAGACCCCAGGCTTTGGGTATTTTTGAAGAAGGAAGACTGTTGTTGTTGTTCACCTTTGAAAGTGATTTGGGAGATGGTTGGGAAGACCCGTCCGTGCATAACGACCCAGAAGAAATTAGATTAAAAGCACTACAGATGGGCGCTAATATCATTGAATACGCCTTTAAAAGTTAA
- a CDS encoding AI-2E family transporter translates to MTSKMISKGILRAVAIIVGVVLLGYFLFKIQSVLAYLAIAAVIALLGRPVVLFLRRKLKFPNTLAVIVTMVIMLAIFLGILALFIPLISEQSKNLSLLDIDALKADVNTLYLQILEYFGATTDNVTHLIEDSDLEKNVLEGLDLGFIPDFLNSFVNTLSSFSIGLFSVLFISFFFLKDSNLFQNGMLTFVPDNKESNLVKSVDKINGLLSRYFAGILLQLFILFVIYTIALLIAGVENAIVIAFLCALFNIIPYIGPIIGGAIMITLTMTSFLGADFSTVILPKALYVFIGLIIGQLIDNFFSQPFIFSTSVKSHPLEIFLVIIIAGLVFGVVGMVVAVPGYTAIKVILKEFLAENSVVKKLTKNL, encoded by the coding sequence ATGACTTCAAAAATGATATCCAAAGGAATTTTAAGAGCAGTTGCCATTATTGTTGGTGTTGTTCTTTTGGGCTATTTTTTATTTAAGATTCAATCCGTTTTGGCCTATTTGGCCATTGCTGCAGTAATTGCTCTTCTGGGAAGACCGGTAGTCCTCTTTTTAAGACGTAAATTAAAATTTCCAAACACCTTGGCGGTAATTGTGACCATGGTCATAATGCTGGCAATTTTTCTAGGGATTCTGGCTTTGTTTATTCCCCTGATTTCTGAGCAAAGTAAAAACCTGTCCTTATTGGATATTGATGCCTTAAAAGCGGATGTAAATACCCTCTATCTTCAAATCTTGGAATATTTTGGAGCCACAACAGATAATGTCACCCATTTAATTGAAGATTCCGATTTGGAGAAAAATGTATTGGAAGGATTGGATTTAGGTTTTATTCCAGACTTTCTTAATTCATTTGTAAATACCCTAAGCAGTTTTAGCATTGGGCTTTTTTCAGTGCTTTTTATTTCATTTTTCTTTTTGAAGGATAGCAACCTTTTTCAAAATGGAATGTTGACTTTTGTTCCAGACAACAAGGAAAGTAATCTTGTCAAATCTGTTGATAAAATCAATGGATTGTTATCCCGATACTTCGCCGGAATCTTGCTTCAACTTTTTATTTTATTCGTGATTTATACAATAGCACTTTTAATTGCTGGGGTAGAAAATGCAATTGTGATCGCGTTCCTTTGTGCACTCTTCAACATCATTCCATACATAGGTCCAATCATTGGTGGGGCAATCATGATCACATTAACAATGACCAGTTTTTTAGGTGCTGATTTTAGTACGGTAATTTTACCAAAAGCCCTCTACGTTTTTATCGGTTTGATCATTGGTCAACTCATCGATAATTTCTTTTCTCAACCCTTTATTTTTTCAACAAGTGTGAAATCCCATCCCTTGGAAATCTTTTTGGTAATCATCATTGCAGGACTCGTATTTGGAGTAGTTGGAATGGTAGTTGCCGTACCTGGTTATACCGCAATAAAAGTAATTTTAAAAGAGTTTTTAGCTGAAAATTCCGTTGTAAAAAAGTTAACCAAAAATTTATAG
- a CDS encoding THUMP-like domain-containing protein, translating to MSVLLKKQLFEGISQKELFQQLEAKKKCEYKLPSWFNTTNIYYPNKVNIEQTSSEQTAAYKAKLLDGKSLLDLTGGFGVDAYYFSKQLDTVFHCEIDQELSEITNHNFKILDQNNIICVAEDGFQFLKNTTKKFDWIYIDPSRRDDVKGKVFLLKDCLPNLPENLSFLFKKTKNILIKTSPLLDISQSIKELDFVKEIHIVAINNEVKELLYILEHGFKDEILINTINLTKNQEVHFSFIMMVEAKIVLEHDTPKKYLYEPNAAILKSGGFKTVAKTYKIKKLHQHSHLYTSDALVDFPGRRFRILETIPYSKNRVTQLGLKKANVTTRNFPSTVAELRKRHKIKDGGDVYLFFTTDVNNKLIVLYCEKA from the coding sequence GTGTCAGTACTATTAAAAAAACAACTATTTGAAGGAATTTCACAAAAAGAGCTTTTCCAACAGTTGGAGGCTAAAAAAAAATGCGAATATAAACTCCCATCTTGGTTCAATACAACCAATATTTATTATCCCAATAAAGTGAACATTGAGCAAACGAGCTCAGAACAAACAGCCGCTTATAAAGCGAAGCTTTTGGATGGAAAATCACTGCTTGATTTAACCGGAGGCTTTGGTGTTGATGCTTACTATTTTTCAAAGCAATTGGATACTGTTTTTCATTGCGAAATCGATCAAGAATTAAGTGAAATTACAAATCATAATTTTAAAATACTTGACCAAAACAATATCATTTGTGTTGCGGAAGATGGATTTCAATTTTTAAAAAATACCACCAAAAAATTTGATTGGATTTATATTGATCCATCTCGAAGAGATGATGTTAAAGGAAAAGTTTTTCTGTTAAAGGATTGTTTGCCTAATCTTCCAGAAAACCTTTCTTTTCTTTTTAAGAAAACCAAGAATATTTTAATCAAAACCTCTCCCCTATTAGATATTTCCCAGAGTATAAAAGAGCTTGATTTTGTAAAGGAAATTCATATTGTGGCAATCAACAATGAAGTAAAAGAATTGCTTTATATTTTGGAACATGGTTTTAAAGATGAGATTTTAATAAACACCATAAACCTTACCAAAAATCAAGAAGTGCATTTTAGCTTCATCATGATGGTAGAAGCTAAAATAGTATTGGAACATGATACTCCTAAAAAATATTTATACGAACCTAATGCAGCTATTTTAAAATCCGGTGGATTCAAAACCGTCGCCAAAACCTATAAAATTAAAAAGCTACATCAACATTCACATTTGTACACTTCAGACGCTTTAGTGGATTTTCCTGGGAGAAGGTTCAGAATACTAGAAACCATTCCATATTCAAAAAATAGGGTAACCCAACTAGGCCTGAAAAAAGCGAATGTCACTACTCGTAATTTTCCATCGACAGTTGCAGAATTACGCAAAAGGCACAAAATAAAAGATGGTGGAGATGTTTATTTGTTTTTCACAACTGATGTAAATAATAAGCTAATTGTCCTCTACTGTGAAAAAGCCTAA
- a CDS encoding M15 family metallopeptidase, protein MKYHLVFMVTLVALGCCQEVAKKQNKSNSSDTIETIVKVDSVQKKELKSFEGLADTTFVRLADFSEDFAYDMRYATENNFLKAKVYDCAECYTRVKTAKALINANKDFLEKGAKIKFFDCYRPNSVQYKMWEIVPNPQYVANPVKGSIHNKGGAVDITLVDMDGNELDMGTDFDFFGKRAYHDNLDLSKEILSNRKLLKETMEAHGFWSIRTEWWHYNLSAGSNDKIANFKWECKH, encoded by the coding sequence ATGAAATATCACCTGGTTTTTATGGTTACCCTAGTTGCTTTGGGTTGCTGTCAAGAAGTTGCCAAAAAACAAAACAAATCAAACAGTTCTGATACAATAGAAACAATTGTTAAGGTTGATTCGGTGCAAAAGAAGGAACTAAAGTCTTTTGAAGGTTTAGCGGATACTACTTTTGTTCGGTTGGCTGATTTTAGTGAAGATTTTGCATACGATATGCGTTATGCAACAGAAAACAATTTCTTAAAAGCAAAGGTGTACGATTGTGCAGAATGCTATACACGAGTTAAAACGGCCAAAGCTCTTATAAATGCCAATAAGGATTTCTTGGAAAAAGGAGCAAAGATAAAATTCTTTGACTGTTACCGACCCAATTCAGTACAGTATAAAATGTGGGAGATTGTACCCAATCCCCAATACGTGGCAAATCCAGTAAAGGGCTCTATTCACAATAAAGGTGGGGCCGTTGATATTACCTTGGTTGATATGGATGGAAATGAATTGGACATGGGAACTGATTTTGATTTCTTTGGAAAAAGGGCTTACCATGACAATTTGGATTTGTCCAAGGAAATATTATCCAATCGAAAACTTTTAAAGGAAACCATGGAAGCCCATGGTTTTTGGTCTATACGAACTGAGTGGTGGCACTATAATCTTTCAGCCGGGTCCAATGATAAAATCGCTAATTTTAAGTGGGAATGTAAGCATTAG
- a CDS encoding prolyl oligopeptidase family serine peptidase yields the protein MQHFFFKVLFLVGLFLMESCSAQSQLIEDELQTVTTENLKYYLYYPQDYESGDQKEFGLLLFLHGGGESGGDLEEIKKNGPPKLLVEGKQFPFLVLAPQNPYRRKWWNTEAIIKLLDSVVETNNVDKNRIYLTGLSRGGSAAWELATQYPKKFAAMAVVCGMAPLPYAHWINKKMPIWVFHGDKDKVISVDESDKMVAKLKEMNYDVRYTRYEDVGHNSWSRAYTTEELYEWFVKQKQK from the coding sequence ATGCAACATTTTTTTTTCAAAGTACTTTTTTTAGTTGGACTATTCCTAATGGAAAGTTGTTCGGCACAATCCCAACTTATTGAGGATGAGCTGCAAACGGTAACCACTGAAAATCTTAAGTATTATTTGTATTACCCTCAAGACTACGAGTCGGGAGACCAAAAAGAATTTGGGTTACTACTTTTTCTTCATGGAGGTGGGGAATCTGGTGGAGATTTGGAAGAAATAAAAAAAAATGGCCCTCCAAAACTTTTGGTTGAAGGAAAACAATTTCCATTTCTGGTGCTGGCTCCACAAAACCCATATAGAAGAAAGTGGTGGAACACAGAGGCAATTATAAAACTGTTGGATTCAGTGGTAGAGACCAATAATGTTGATAAAAATAGAATCTATTTAACTGGCCTAAGCAGAGGGGGTAGTGCAGCTTGGGAATTAGCAACACAATACCCAAAAAAGTTTGCTGCGATGGCTGTTGTTTGCGGAATGGCACCTTTACCTTATGCACATTGGATCAATAAAAAAATGCCTATTTGGGTGTTTCATGGAGATAAGGACAAAGTGATTTCTGTAGATGAGTCTGATAAAATGGTGGCCAAACTTAAGGAAATGAATTATGATGTAAGGTACACAAGATATGAAGATGTTGGGCATAACTCATGGAGTAGAGCCTATACCACGGAGGAGCTATATGAATGGTTTGTCAAACAAAAACAAAAATAG
- a CDS encoding DUF4212 domain-containing protein, producing the protein MEDQKKYWKENLKYLGILLTIWFLVSFVFGILLVEELNTIRLGGFKLGFWFAQQGSIYVFVLLIFVYIRLMNKLDKKYNLDT; encoded by the coding sequence ATGGAAGACCAAAAAAAATATTGGAAGGAAAATTTAAAGTATCTGGGGATATTATTAACCATATGGTTTCTAGTGTCTTTTGTTTTTGGTATTCTGCTTGTAGAAGAGTTAAATACCATTCGCCTTGGTGGGTTTAAACTTGGTTTTTGGTTTGCACAACAAGGGTCTATCTACGTTTTCGTGCTACTCATTTTTGTGTATATAAGGTTGATGAACAAGTTGGATAAAAAATATAACCTAGATACATAA
- a CDS encoding sodium:solute symporter family protein, with product MDIQLWTWILVGITFTLYIGIAIWSRAGSTKDFYVAGGGVSPLANGLATAADWMSAASFISMAGLISFNGYDGSVYLMGWTGGYVLLALLLAPYLRKFGKFTVPDFIGDRYYSNLARGIAVVCALLISFTYVAGQMRGVGLVFSRFLEVDINTGVIIGMFIVLFYAVLGGMKGITYTQVAQYCVLIFAFMVPAIFISIQMTGNPIPQLGFGDKIADGTYLLDKLDGLHRELGFHEYTSGSKSKMDVFFITAALMVGTAGLPHVIVRFFTVKKVSDARKSAGWALLFIAILYTTAPAIAVFARTNMIETVSNEDYENLPEWFSNWETTGLITFDDKNKDGKVQYLADKSKNELTIDQDIMVLANPEIAKLPNWVIALVAAGALAAALSTAAGLLLVISASVSHDLIKKMFKPDISEKGELVVARLSAVFAVCIAGYFGINPPDFVAATVALAFGLAAASFFPAIILGIFSKRINKEGAIAGMVVGILLMLFYMMKFKFDWFGGGAKEDWWFGISPEGFGTLAMVVNFIVSITVSLVTPKPPKEVQEIVENIRVPSGAGEAHSH from the coding sequence ATGGACATTCAACTATGGACCTGGATTTTAGTAGGAATCACATTTACACTTTATATAGGAATAGCAATTTGGTCAAGAGCAGGGTCAACTAAAGACTTTTATGTTGCTGGAGGTGGTGTATCCCCCCTGGCCAATGGTTTGGCTACAGCTGCCGATTGGATGTCTGCAGCTTCGTTTATCTCAATGGCCGGTTTAATTTCATTCAATGGTTATGACGGTTCAGTTTATCTAATGGGTTGGACCGGAGGTTATGTATTGTTAGCCTTGTTATTGGCGCCCTATCTTAGAAAATTCGGGAAATTCACCGTACCCGATTTTATCGGAGATAGATATTATTCCAATCTGGCCAGGGGAATAGCGGTTGTCTGTGCGCTACTAATTTCATTTACCTACGTCGCCGGTCAAATGAGAGGTGTGGGATTGGTGTTTTCAAGGTTTTTAGAGGTTGATATCAATACAGGTGTTATCATAGGAATGTTCATTGTTCTCTTCTATGCGGTTCTGGGAGGAATGAAAGGAATTACCTATACCCAAGTGGCGCAATATTGCGTGCTCATTTTTGCATTTATGGTTCCTGCCATTTTTATTTCCATCCAAATGACGGGCAACCCCATTCCGCAACTGGGATTTGGTGATAAAATAGCTGATGGCACTTATTTATTGGACAAATTGGATGGGCTGCATCGAGAGCTTGGTTTTCATGAGTACACCTCAGGAAGCAAATCAAAAATGGACGTTTTTTTCATAACCGCAGCTCTTATGGTAGGTACGGCGGGATTACCCCATGTTATTGTTAGATTCTTTACTGTGAAAAAGGTAAGCGATGCACGTAAGTCAGCCGGATGGGCATTATTGTTCATCGCCATTTTGTACACAACTGCTCCAGCAATAGCAGTCTTTGCAAGAACGAATATGATAGAAACCGTAAGTAATGAAGATTACGAAAACCTTCCGGAATGGTTCAGTAATTGGGAAACAACGGGATTAATAACATTTGACGACAAGAACAAGGATGGTAAGGTGCAATACCTGGCGGATAAGTCCAAAAACGAATTGACCATTGATCAAGACATTATGGTATTGGCTAATCCTGAGATTGCCAAATTACCAAATTGGGTGATTGCACTGGTTGCAGCAGGAGCACTGGCTGCAGCATTATCAACCGCAGCTGGTTTGTTACTTGTTATTTCTGCCTCTGTGTCACATGATTTGATAAAGAAAATGTTTAAGCCGGACATCTCTGAGAAAGGAGAGCTTGTTGTAGCAAGATTATCAGCAGTTTTTGCTGTCTGTATTGCTGGGTATTTTGGTATTAATCCCCCAGATTTTGTTGCTGCTACCGTGGCTTTGGCTTTTGGATTGGCTGCTGCATCTTTCTTTCCAGCAATTATTTTGGGAATTTTCAGTAAACGAATCAATAAAGAAGGTGCAATTGCCGGAATGGTAGTCGGTATTTTATTAATGCTGTTCTATATGATGAAATTTAAATTTGATTGGTTTGGAGGAGGGGCCAAAGAAGACTGGTGGTTTGGTATTTCCCCTGAAGGATTTGGAACATTGGCAATGGTAGTTAATTTTATCGTGTCCATAACAGTCTCGTTGGTTACTCCAAAGCCACCTAAAGAAGTTCAAGAAATTGTTGAGAACATTCGCGTGCCTAGCGGTGCTGGTGAAGCACATTCTCATTAA